One genomic region from Terriglobus aquaticus encodes:
- a CDS encoding S8 family peptidase, producing the protein MNQKKLLHIAAMLAASLAFSATHAQSTEATAGLAPSALKQIQAVYAIKASLSPVEQKMSFNLVLLSRQAQGKLPKELASLVRVPQTDAQGKIAVDVNARPGVRLASSLAKFGDVDASSTSIAGHHARAHVGLANLLKLASESDVQTVEEAALAHTNVGSVTSQGYVAHRANSVISSGVTGAGIKVGVLSDSAYPARVAALIASGDLPSDTVVLPGQAGPSDNSGEDEGAAMMEIVHDIAPNAKLFFASAFNGAASFADNIRTLRNTYGCDIIVDDISYFNESAFQDGPIAQAVNDVTANGALYFSAAANSGNLTSGTSGTWEGDFSPSTATLPAAFGPYGETGTLHNFSSNQPYDVLTSTAASGIGLHWSDPNGGSGNDYDLIITNSTGTSVLGIGGNSQTGTQNPYEFASATNGFPAGSRVYVLLYSGVARALHVDTERATLTIATSGATFGHNAGLNTFSTAAVYWNAARRGPAPFTGGSTNPDETFSSDGPRKIFYNPDGTPITPGNYLFSNGGGRTLQKPDAAGADGVTTATPGFAPFFGTSAAAPHLAGIAALIKSANPALTNTQIRNIMTSTTLDNMAAGVDRDSGYGIVSAINAVNAAKAVAASPAQQ; encoded by the coding sequence ATGAACCAGAAGAAGTTGCTCCATATCGCAGCGATGCTTGCCGCAAGCCTTGCTTTCTCCGCGACCCATGCGCAGAGCACGGAAGCCACCGCAGGACTTGCACCCTCTGCCTTGAAACAAATCCAAGCCGTCTACGCGATCAAGGCGTCGCTCTCACCTGTTGAGCAGAAGATGTCTTTCAATCTCGTGCTCCTCTCCCGCCAGGCACAAGGCAAGCTTCCGAAGGAACTCGCCTCTCTGGTACGCGTTCCGCAAACCGATGCGCAGGGCAAGATCGCTGTCGACGTCAACGCACGTCCCGGCGTACGCCTTGCCAGCAGCCTCGCAAAGTTCGGCGATGTCGATGCCTCGTCTACCTCGATCGCAGGGCATCACGCCCGTGCGCACGTTGGTCTGGCGAACCTGCTCAAGCTCGCGTCGGAGAGCGATGTGCAGACCGTTGAAGAAGCTGCGCTGGCCCACACCAACGTCGGTTCCGTCACCTCGCAGGGCTACGTCGCGCACCGCGCGAACAGCGTGATCTCCAGCGGCGTCACGGGGGCCGGCATCAAGGTGGGCGTGCTCTCGGATAGCGCCTACCCGGCACGCGTGGCGGCTCTTATCGCCTCGGGCGATTTGCCTTCCGACACGGTTGTGCTGCCCGGTCAGGCTGGACCGTCCGATAACAGCGGCGAAGATGAAGGTGCGGCGATGATGGAAATCGTGCACGACATCGCGCCGAACGCGAAGCTTTTCTTCGCCTCAGCCTTCAACGGCGCAGCCAGCTTCGCCGATAACATTCGCACTCTCCGCAACACCTACGGCTGCGACATCATCGTCGACGACATCAGTTACTTCAACGAGTCCGCATTCCAGGACGGTCCCATCGCTCAGGCCGTGAACGACGTAACGGCGAACGGTGCTCTGTACTTCTCTGCGGCCGCGAACTCTGGCAACCTCACCTCCGGGACCTCGGGCACATGGGAAGGCGACTTCTCTCCCTCGACGGCAACGCTCCCGGCCGCTTTCGGGCCGTATGGCGAAACTGGTACCCTGCACAACTTCAGTAGCAACCAGCCGTACGACGTGCTGACTTCGACGGCGGCCAGCGGCATCGGCCTGCATTGGTCCGATCCCAACGGCGGTTCCGGAAACGACTACGACCTCATTATTACGAACAGCACCGGCACCTCAGTCCTGGGCATTGGCGGCAATTCGCAAACCGGAACGCAGAATCCATACGAGTTCGCCTCCGCGACCAATGGCTTCCCCGCCGGTAGCCGCGTGTATGTCCTGCTGTATTCGGGTGTGGCTCGCGCGTTGCACGTCGATACGGAACGCGCAACCCTGACCATCGCTACGTCCGGAGCAACATTCGGGCACAATGCTGGCTTGAATACGTTCTCCACCGCAGCCGTGTACTGGAACGCAGCACGTCGCGGACCCGCTCCGTTCACCGGTGGCAGCACCAACCCCGATGAGACGTTCAGCTCAGACGGGCCGCGCAAGATCTTCTACAACCCCGATGGAACCCCGATCACGCCCGGAAATTATCTGTTCTCGAACGGCGGTGGACGGACGCTGCAAAAGCCGGACGCCGCCGGAGCGGACGGTGTGACTACCGCAACGCCTGGTTTCGCTCCGTTCTTCGGAACTTCGGCCGCTGCTCCACACCTGGCCGGCATCGCCGCCCTGATCAAGTCTGCGAATCCGGCTCTCACCAATACGCAGATCCGGAACATTATGACGAGCACCACGCTCGACAACATGGCGGCCGGCGTGGACCGCGATAGCGGCTACGGTATCGTCTCGGCCATCAACGCTGTCAACGCAGCCAAGGCAGTCGCCGCCTCGCCAGCACAGCAGTAA
- a CDS encoding SDR family oxidoreductase produces MEVTGNTILVTGGTSGIGRALAVALHQAGNTVIVAGRRQNLLDEIEAKYPGIVGMQLDVEDSSALQGFANEVQERFPNLNVLFNNAGIAGMEDYTADTVDVTRAKQTIATNITSVVELSAALLPHLRKQPKSTLMVTTSGLAFVPFPKGPVYSATKAFLHNWLDALRMQLRGTSVEVLELAPPYVQTELGGPQQAQDPRAMPLDAYTNEVMSILADPGKIEKGEVLVENVKHLRWAERDGHYEKTLEMFANF; encoded by the coding sequence ATGGAAGTGACGGGCAATACGATTCTGGTTACGGGTGGTACCAGCGGCATCGGGCGGGCGCTTGCAGTGGCGCTGCACCAGGCGGGGAATACGGTCATCGTGGCAGGCCGCCGGCAGAACCTGCTGGATGAGATCGAGGCGAAGTACCCCGGCATTGTCGGCATGCAGTTGGACGTGGAGGATAGCAGCGCCCTGCAAGGGTTTGCGAACGAAGTACAGGAGCGTTTCCCTAACCTGAATGTCCTGTTCAACAATGCAGGCATTGCGGGGATGGAAGACTACACGGCCGACACCGTCGACGTGACCCGTGCGAAGCAGACGATCGCCACGAACATCACCAGCGTGGTGGAGTTGTCGGCCGCGCTGCTGCCGCACTTGCGCAAGCAGCCTAAGTCGACCTTGATGGTGACGACGTCGGGCCTGGCGTTTGTACCGTTCCCAAAGGGACCGGTGTACAGCGCGACCAAGGCGTTTCTGCACAACTGGCTGGATGCGCTGCGCATGCAGTTGCGCGGCACGAGTGTGGAGGTGCTGGAGCTGGCGCCGCCCTATGTGCAGACCGAGCTGGGCGGACCACAGCAGGCACAGGACCCGCGCGCCATGCCGCTGGATGCGTATACGAATGAAGTGATGTCGATCCTGGCGGACCCCGGCAAGATCGAAAAGGGCGAGGTGCTGGTGGAGAACGTAAAACACCTGCGCTGGGCCGAACGCGACGGGCACTACGAGAAGACGCTGGAGATGTTCGCGAACTTCTAA